The Luteimonas galliterrae genome contains a region encoding:
- a CDS encoding antibiotic biosynthesis monooxygenase, which produces MNNADAAHAVAFLYRWRLKPGMEAHFVEAWTRRTDALLARGGSLGSRLHRGDDGLWYGYAVWPNAEARRRAFETPMPDTGLSMDDAVAERLPEIALHPVADRIVAEPLPIGGAKVE; this is translated from the coding sequence TTGAATAACGCAGATGCCGCCCATGCGGTCGCTTTCCTCTATCGCTGGCGGCTGAAGCCGGGCATGGAAGCGCATTTCGTCGAGGCCTGGACGCGCCGCACCGATGCGTTGCTGGCGCGCGGCGGCTCGCTGGGCTCGCGGCTGCATCGCGGCGACGACGGCCTCTGGTACGGCTATGCGGTGTGGCCCAACGCGGAGGCGCGGCGACGCGCGTTCGAGACGCCGATGCCCGACACGGGGCTGTCGATGGACGACGCCGTCGCGGAGCGGCTGCCGGAGATCGCGTTGCATCCGGTCGCCGACCGTATCGTCGCGGAACCGCTGCCGATCGGCGGCGCGAAGGTGGAATAG
- the gmk gene encoding guanylate kinase: MRGTLFIVAAPSGAGKSSIVNACLARDANIALSISFTSRAPRPGERHAEHYHFIGEAEFQAMIDAGDFFEHARVHGDWKGTARQSVEPLLAQGRDVLLEIDWQGARQVRQRVPDAVSVFILPPSRAALEERMRKRGQDSEATIAQRLAAAREEMSHYGEFDYVIVNEHFDTAVDDMCAIFVASRLRKDIQVARHAKLITALLSDE; encoded by the coding sequence ATGCGCGGAACCTTGTTCATCGTCGCCGCGCCCTCGGGCGCCGGAAAATCCAGCATCGTCAACGCCTGCCTGGCGCGCGACGCCAACATCGCGCTGTCGATCTCGTTCACTTCGCGCGCGCCGCGTCCGGGAGAAAGGCACGCGGAGCATTACCACTTCATCGGCGAGGCGGAGTTCCAGGCCATGATCGACGCCGGCGACTTCTTCGAGCACGCCCGCGTCCACGGCGACTGGAAGGGCACCGCGCGGCAGTCGGTGGAACCGCTGCTGGCGCAGGGCCGCGACGTGCTGCTGGAGATCGACTGGCAAGGCGCGCGCCAGGTGCGCCAGCGGGTGCCGGACGCGGTGAGCGTGTTCATCCTGCCGCCGTCGCGCGCCGCGCTCGAGGAGCGCATGCGCAAGCGCGGCCAGGACAGCGAAGCCACCATCGCCCAGCGCCTGGCGGCGGCGCGCGAAGAGATGTCGCATTACGGCGAATTCGATTACGTGATCGTCAACGAGCATTTCGACACTGCGGTCGACGACATGTGCGCCATCTTCGTCGCCAGCCGGCTGCGCAAGGACATCCAGGTGGCGCGGCACGCCAAGCTGATCACTGCGCTGCTGTCCGACGAGTAG
- a CDS encoding AraC family transcriptional regulator — protein sequence MASKASLDPRLTTADTATNILAGLCLLADEAGVSCEPWLAGLPLTRAQIDDPSVRVSYRQASRIVEAALRAMPQPDLGLRLGCRQNIGNFGLLGLAMMTARTFGDAIGIGLQYAGLSGSLMDLEFDTSDPGAIAMVALQRAPDDHLLPFLCEELFASTLMLCRGLIGEDFKPLRLELTYPAPAYAERYREVFACPVQFGMARNRVLVDAAWAGHRLPTYNPVSAQQALALCQSQLPRERKPSEIVAGVRRLVRERLRDNPKLAQIAAELHLTERTLRRQLAVAGTHYKAIHDDARSERAQDLLHEGRLPIAQIGAELGFKDAREFRRAFKRWTGVAPSEVREQKTP from the coding sequence ATGGCCAGCAAAGCCTCGCTCGATCCGCGGTTAACCACCGCCGACACCGCCACCAACATCCTGGCCGGCCTATGCCTGCTGGCGGATGAGGCGGGGGTTTCCTGCGAGCCATGGCTGGCCGGACTGCCGCTGACCCGCGCCCAGATCGACGACCCCAGCGTGCGCGTCTCCTATCGCCAGGCCAGCCGCATCGTCGAAGCGGCGCTACGCGCGATGCCGCAGCCGGACTTGGGCCTGCGATTGGGCTGCCGCCAGAACATCGGCAACTTCGGCCTGCTCGGCCTGGCCATGATGACCGCGCGGACCTTCGGCGACGCGATCGGCATCGGCCTGCAGTACGCGGGCTTGTCCGGCAGCCTGATGGACCTGGAATTCGACACGTCCGATCCCGGCGCGATCGCGATGGTCGCGCTGCAGCGCGCGCCGGACGATCATCTGTTGCCCTTCCTGTGCGAAGAGTTGTTCGCGAGCACGCTGATGCTGTGCCGCGGCCTGATCGGCGAAGACTTCAAGCCGCTGCGGCTGGAACTCACCTATCCCGCGCCTGCCTACGCCGAACGCTATCGCGAAGTGTTCGCTTGCCCGGTGCAGTTCGGCATGGCGCGCAACCGCGTGCTGGTCGACGCCGCTTGGGCCGGACACAGGCTGCCGACCTACAACCCTGTCAGCGCGCAACAGGCCTTGGCCTTGTGCCAGTCGCAGTTGCCGCGCGAGCGCAAACCGAGCGAGATCGTCGCCGGCGTGCGCCGGCTGGTGCGCGAACGGCTGCGCGACAACCCCAAACTCGCGCAGATCGCCGCCGAACTGCATCTGACCGAACGCACCCTGCGCCGGCAACTGGCCGTCGCCGGCACGCATTACAAGGCGATCCACGACGACGCCCGCAGCGAGCGCGCCCAGGACCTGCTGCACGAAGGCCGGTTGCCTATCGCGCAGATCGGCGCCGAACTGGGCTTCAAGGATGCGCGCGAATTCCGGCGCGCGTTCAAGCGCTGGACCGGCGTGGCGCCAAGCGAAGTTCGCGAGCAGAAGACCCCGTAG
- a CDS encoding SO2930 family diheme c-type cytochrome, whose protein sequence is MTFHADGYPAKLSDWHVVYRDGDKLALNEGVVPFDLNTPLFSDYAHKLRTVWMPKGKAAQYQPKASFDFPVGTILSKTFYYPKATGGEDAVARTYDQSRDHAGEGLDLRNVRMIETRLLVHRAQGWVALAYVWNAEQTEAELARTGDSVALQLVADDGSRQDFNYQVPDQNQCAGCHAENNTTRLVQPLGPKARHLNRDYGYASGSENQLRHLAKIGYLAGVPATGVPRNADWRDAARASLDDRARAYLDANCGHCHNAHGPADTSGLLLDMGDHEPRHLGLCKPPIAAGRGTGGHRFGIVPGKPDESILAYRIDSDDPGVMMPELGRDVVHREGVELIRDWIAAMEGGCDA, encoded by the coding sequence GTGACATTCCACGCCGATGGCTATCCCGCCAAGCTCAGCGACTGGCACGTCGTATACCGCGACGGCGACAAGCTTGCATTGAACGAAGGCGTCGTGCCATTCGACCTCAACACGCCGCTGTTCAGCGATTACGCGCACAAGCTGCGCACGGTATGGATGCCAAAAGGCAAGGCCGCGCAATACCAGCCGAAAGCGAGTTTCGATTTCCCGGTCGGCACCATCCTCAGCAAGACGTTCTATTACCCGAAAGCGACCGGCGGAGAGGACGCGGTCGCGCGCACCTACGATCAGTCGCGCGATCACGCCGGCGAGGGCCTGGATCTGCGCAACGTGCGCATGATCGAGACGCGGCTGCTGGTGCATCGCGCGCAAGGCTGGGTCGCGCTGGCCTATGTCTGGAACGCCGAACAGACCGAAGCCGAGTTGGCGCGCACCGGCGACAGCGTCGCGCTTCAGTTGGTCGCCGACGACGGCAGCCGCCAAGACTTCAACTACCAGGTGCCCGACCAGAACCAGTGCGCCGGCTGCCATGCCGAGAACAACACCACGCGGCTGGTACAGCCGCTCGGGCCGAAGGCGCGGCACCTGAACCGCGATTACGGCTACGCGTCCGGCAGCGAGAACCAGCTGCGGCATCTGGCGAAAATCGGCTACCTGGCAGGCGTTCCGGCGACCGGCGTGCCGCGCAATGCGGATTGGCGCGATGCAGCACGGGCCAGCCTGGACGATCGGGCGCGCGCCTATCTGGACGCCAATTGCGGACACTGCCACAACGCGCACGGGCCGGCCGATACTTCCGGCCTGCTGCTGGACATGGGCGACCACGAACCGCGCCATCTGGGTTTGTGCAAGCCGCCGATCGCCGCGGGGCGCGGCACCGGCGGCCACCGTTTCGGCATAGTGCCGGGCAAGCCGGACGAGTCGATACTGGCGTACCGCATCGACAGCGACGATCCTGGGGTGATGATGCCGGAGCTGGGCCGCGACGTAGTGCATCGCGAGGGAGTCGAGCTGATCCGGGACTGGATCGCGGCGATGGAAGGCGGTTGCGATGCCTGA
- the rpoZ gene encoding DNA-directed RNA polymerase subunit omega, which translates to MARITVEDCLEVVDNRFELVMMAAKRARQLANGVESKIDNSEHADKPTVLALREIAARRIDQDYIDQVEKAEKERAEREALEWAAAEVVADDDLSKGDDL; encoded by the coding sequence ATGGCCCGCATTACCGTTGAAGATTGCCTGGAAGTGGTCGACAACCGCTTCGAACTCGTGATGATGGCCGCCAAGCGCGCGCGCCAGCTGGCGAACGGAGTCGAATCCAAGATCGACAACTCCGAGCACGCCGACAAGCCCACCGTGCTGGCGCTGCGCGAGATCGCCGCGCGCCGCATCGACCAGGACTACATCGATCAGGTCGAGAAGGCGGAGAAGGAACGCGCCGAGCGCGAGGCGCTGGAATGGGCCGCCGCCGAAGTGGTCGCGGACGACGACCTCTCCAAAGGCGACGATCTCTAA
- a CDS encoding parallel beta-helix domain-containing protein gives MVRIGTLSGIAMAMLLAGCGRGEAPAPVADAGFQKQLQERLLDAKPGDVIDIPAGRFAFDRSLSLRVDGVTIRGAGMDKTVLSFKGQKSGAEGLIVNASDFTLENLAIEDSKGDGLKVNEGENIAIRKVRVEWTNGPDTDNGAYGLYPVQTKNVLIEDSVVIGASDAGIYVGQSQSIVVRRNRAERNVAGIEIENCIGADVYDNIATDNTGGILVFNMPDLPQPGHTTRVFKNKIVKNNTANFGREGTAVASVPAGSGVVIMSNDEVEVFDNDIADNKTANVVIASHYSAGYEGKYKPSAAFDPYPEKIYVYGNRFSGGGDSPDGLDLKALKVAMFGLNGRLPDVLWDGYANPKRAGGPQICIEGASGVLNADGPNKNKNPKADAAPFKCTLDKLPAVELKQA, from the coding sequence ATGGTGCGGATCGGAACGTTGAGCGGTATCGCGATGGCGATGCTGCTGGCCGGCTGCGGGCGCGGCGAAGCGCCGGCGCCCGTGGCGGACGCTGGCTTTCAGAAACAATTGCAGGAGCGCCTGCTCGACGCCAAGCCGGGCGACGTCATCGATATCCCGGCCGGCCGTTTCGCCTTCGACCGCAGCCTGAGTCTGCGCGTGGACGGCGTGACCATCCGCGGCGCCGGCATGGACAAGACCGTGCTCAGCTTCAAGGGCCAGAAGAGCGGCGCCGAGGGCCTGATCGTCAACGCCAGCGATTTCACGCTGGAGAACCTGGCGATCGAAGACAGCAAGGGCGACGGCTTGAAGGTCAACGAAGGCGAGAACATCGCCATCCGCAAAGTGCGGGTGGAATGGACCAACGGACCCGATACCGACAACGGCGCCTACGGTTTGTACCCGGTGCAGACCAAGAACGTGCTGATCGAGGATTCGGTGGTGATCGGCGCGTCCGATGCGGGCATCTACGTGGGCCAGTCGCAGAGCATCGTGGTGCGCCGCAACCGCGCCGAGCGCAACGTGGCCGGCATCGAGATCGAGAACTGCATCGGCGCGGACGTGTACGACAACATCGCCACCGACAACACCGGCGGCATCCTGGTGTTCAACATGCCGGACTTGCCGCAGCCGGGCCACACGACCCGCGTGTTCAAGAACAAGATCGTCAAGAACAACACCGCCAACTTCGGCCGCGAAGGCACCGCGGTGGCGAGCGTGCCCGCCGGCTCGGGCGTGGTGATCATGTCCAACGACGAGGTCGAGGTGTTCGACAACGACATCGCCGACAACAAGACCGCCAATGTGGTCATCGCCAGCCACTATTCGGCCGGATACGAAGGCAAGTACAAGCCGTCGGCGGCCTTCGATCCTTATCCGGAAAAGATTTACGTATACGGCAACCGTTTTTCCGGCGGCGGCGATTCGCCGGACGGGCTCGACCTGAAGGCGCTGAAGGTGGCGATGTTCGGCTTGAACGGCCGTCTGCCCGACGTGCTGTGGGACGGCTACGCCAATCCCAAGCGCGCCGGCGGCCCGCAGATCTGCATCGAAGGCGCGTCCGGCGTGCTCAATGCCGATGGGCCGAACAAGAACAAGAATCCGAAAGCGGATGCGGCGCCGTTCAAATGCACGTTGGACAAGTTGCCGGCGGTGGAGTTGAAGCAGGCTTGA
- a CDS encoding RidA family protein has product MPRDPISTAKAPAAIGPYSQAVRAGDTVYLSGQVALDPISGLLIEGDVQAQARRAFDNLRSVCEAAGGSMDDVVRVGLYLTDLDQFAAVNAVMAEYFQAPYPARSTIEVSALPRGAQFEVDAVMVLD; this is encoded by the coding sequence ATGCCCCGCGATCCCATCAGCACCGCCAAAGCTCCCGCCGCCATCGGCCCGTACTCGCAAGCCGTGCGCGCCGGCGATACCGTTTACCTATCCGGCCAAGTCGCACTCGACCCGATCAGCGGCCTGCTGATCGAGGGCGACGTGCAGGCCCAGGCGCGCCGCGCCTTCGACAACCTGCGTTCGGTCTGCGAAGCGGCGGGCGGTTCGATGGACGATGTGGTGCGCGTCGGCCTTTATCTGACCGACCTCGATCAGTTCGCCGCGGTCAACGCAGTGATGGCCGAGTATTTCCAGGCGCCGTATCCGGCACGTTCCACCATCGAAGTGTCGGCGCTGCCGCGCGGCGCGCAGTTCGAGGTCGATGCGGTGATGGTGCTCGACTAA
- a CDS encoding RelA/SpoT family protein, with protein MTPAEPAHAVSLPPAPSVQDVPDYVQALDSAASYLSDDQRALIRRAWAVGAAAHAGQTRKSGEPYITHPVAAATVLAEQRLDAETLIAAILHDTIEDTPLSREAIAGEFGETVAELVEGVTKLDKLHFRDRQEAAAESFRKMLLAMSRDLRVILIKLADRLHNMRTLGAQTGEARERIARETLEIYAPIAQRLGMNLLKSELQDLGFRALHPWRHAVIEKRIRTQPVVRREALAKIQSQLAQRLAMEGLAHRLVGRVKTPWSIYTKMRAEQKSFDQMMDVFGFRVVVSAVPDCYHALGVVHSVFKPLDGRFRDFIAIPKANGYQSLHTVLFGPYGSPIEVQIRTEEMDLIAERGIAAHWSYKHGGAGNSAQSRASSWIAGLLESQRSTGSSLEFLENVKVDLFPDEVYLFTPKGDILALPRNSTALDFAYAVHTDVGNHAVAARVDKKLVPLRTKLVSGQRVEVITAKSAAPNPQWLEFVVSGKARTAIRHQLKHLEHEDAVQLGHRMLDRALEDLNTSLERLPSAQLDAYLAEFRYPRLEALLADIALGNRMPVQVAQALARKAPGTGDLLDTARAILPQDKILITGQERGVISFANCCLPLPGDEIMGFHTTGKGIVVHRLDCPNVVDYRKSPERWVPIGWDREVSGDFQAALRIEVENRPGVLAQVAAAIAQAESNIDRVEYLERDTSVAGIRFSIEVHDRKHLAEVIRRVRRLNVVHGVQRL; from the coding sequence ATGACCCCCGCCGAGCCCGCCCACGCCGTTTCCCTGCCGCCCGCGCCGTCGGTGCAGGACGTACCGGACTACGTGCAGGCGCTGGACAGCGCCGCTTCCTATCTCAGCGACGACCAGCGCGCGCTGATCCGCCGCGCCTGGGCGGTAGGGGCCGCTGCGCACGCCGGGCAAACGCGTAAATCCGGCGAGCCCTACATCACCCATCCCGTGGCCGCGGCCACGGTGCTGGCCGAGCAGCGGCTGGATGCCGAGACGCTGATCGCGGCGATCCTGCACGACACCATCGAAGACACGCCGCTGTCGCGCGAAGCCATCGCCGGCGAATTCGGCGAGACCGTGGCCGAGCTGGTGGAAGGCGTCACCAAGCTGGACAAGCTGCACTTCCGCGACCGCCAGGAAGCCGCCGCGGAAAGTTTTCGCAAGATGCTGCTGGCGATGTCGCGCGACCTACGCGTGATCCTGATCAAGCTGGCCGACCGCCTGCACAACATGCGCACGCTCGGCGCGCAGACGGGCGAAGCGCGCGAACGCATCGCGCGCGAAACGCTGGAGATCTACGCGCCGATCGCGCAGCGGCTGGGCATGAACCTGCTCAAATCCGAATTGCAGGACCTCGGCTTCCGCGCGCTGCATCCGTGGCGGCACGCGGTCATCGAAAAACGCATCCGCACGCAGCCGGTGGTGCGGCGCGAGGCGCTGGCGAAAATCCAGTCGCAGCTGGCGCAGCGCCTGGCGATGGAAGGCCTGGCGCATCGCTTGGTCGGCCGGGTCAAGACGCCGTGGAGCATCTACACCAAGATGCGCGCCGAGCAGAAGAGCTTCGACCAGATGATGGACGTGTTCGGCTTCCGAGTGGTGGTGTCGGCAGTGCCGGACTGCTACCACGCGCTGGGCGTGGTGCATTCGGTGTTCAAGCCGCTCGACGGCCGCTTTCGCGATTTCATCGCGATACCGAAAGCGAACGGCTACCAGTCGCTGCATACGGTGCTGTTCGGTCCTTACGGCTCGCCGATCGAAGTGCAGATCCGCACCGAGGAAATGGACCTGATCGCCGAGCGCGGCATCGCCGCGCATTGGTCGTACAAGCATGGCGGCGCCGGCAACAGCGCGCAGAGCCGCGCCAGCAGCTGGATCGCCGGTTTGCTGGAGTCGCAGCGCAGCACCGGCTCGTCGCTGGAATTCCTGGAGAACGTCAAGGTCGACCTGTTCCCGGACGAGGTCTACCTGTTCACGCCCAAGGGCGACATCCTCGCGTTGCCGCGCAACTCGACTGCGCTGGATTTCGCCTACGCGGTGCACACCGACGTCGGCAACCACGCGGTCGCCGCGCGCGTCGACAAGAAGCTGGTGCCGCTGCGCACCAAGTTGGTGAGCGGACAGCGCGTCGAAGTGATCACCGCCAAGTCCGCGGCGCCGAATCCGCAATGGCTGGAATTCGTCGTCTCGGGCAAGGCGCGCACCGCGATCCGCCATCAGCTCAAGCATCTCGAACACGAAGATGCGGTGCAGTTGGGCCATCGCATGCTCGATCGTGCGCTGGAAGATCTCAACACTTCGCTCGAACGGCTGCCGTCGGCGCAGTTGGACGCGTATCTGGCCGAATTCCGCTATCCGCGGCTCGAAGCGCTGCTGGCCGACATCGCGCTCGGCAACCGCATGCCGGTGCAGGTGGCGCAAGCGCTCGCGCGCAAGGCGCCGGGCACGGGCGACCTGCTCGACACCGCCCGCGCGATCCTGCCGCAGGACAAGATCCTGATCACCGGCCAGGAACGCGGCGTGATCAGTTTCGCCAATTGCTGCCTGCCGTTGCCCGGCGACGAGATCATGGGTTTCCACACCACCGGCAAGGGCATCGTGGTGCATCGTTTGGATTGCCCGAACGTGGTCGATTACCGCAAGTCGCCCGAACGCTGGGTGCCGATCGGCTGGGACCGCGAGGTGTCCGGCGATTTCCAGGCCGCATTGCGCATCGAAGTGGAAAACCGGCCCGGCGTGCTGGCGCAAGTGGCCGCGGCGATCGCGCAGGCGGAGTCCAATATCGATCGCGTCGAGTATCTGGAGCGGGATACCAGCGTTGCGGGCATTCGCTTCTCGATAGAAGTGCACGACCGCAAGCATCTGGCGGAAGTGATCCGGCGCGTGCGGCGGTTGAACGTGGTGCACGGCGTCCAACGCTTGTAG